One segment of Mus pahari chromosome 11, PAHARI_EIJ_v1.1, whole genome shotgun sequence DNA contains the following:
- the Fbxo4 gene encoding F-box only protein 4, which yields MAGSEPRGASSPPPASDWGRLEAAILSGWRTFWHSVGKERATPTASRKEAAEETSALTRLPIDVQLYILSFLSPHDLCQLGSTDHYWNKTVRDPILWRYFLLRDLPSWSSVDWKSLPDLEILKKPISEVTDSTCFDYMEVYKMCCPYTRRALKTSRPMYGAVTSFLHSLIIQNEPRFAMFGPGLEELNTSLVLSLMSSEDLCPTAGLPHRQIDGIGSGVNFQLSNQQKFNILILYSTTRKERDRAREEHTSTVNKMFSLQSEGDEQRGSRYSVIPQIQKVCEVVDGFIYVANAEAHRRHEWQDEFSRIMAMTDPTFGSSGRPMLVLSCISQADVKRMPCFYLAHELRLGLLNHPWMVQDTEAETLTGFLNGIEWILEEVESKHAK from the exons ATGGCTGGAAGCGAGCCCCGCGGAGCCAGCTCCCCGCCGCCCGCCAGCGACTGGGGCCGCCTGGAGGCCGCCATCCTGAGCGGCTGGAGGACCTTCTGGCATTCGGTGGGCAAGGAGCGGGCGACGCCGACGGCCTCCCGGAAGGAGGCGGCGGAGGAGACGAGCGCGCTGACGCGGCTGCCG ATTGATGTGCAGTTGTATATCTTGTCATTTCTTTCACCCCACGACCTGTGCCAGTTGGGAAGTACAGATCATTACTGGAACAAAACTGTAAGAGACCCAATTCTCTGGAGATACTTCCTGTTGCGGGATCTCCCTTCTTGGTCTTCGGTTGATTGGAAGTCGCTTCCAGATCTAGAGATCTTAAAAAAGCCCATATCTGAGGTCACCGACAGCACTTGTTTTGATTACATGGAGGT TTATAAAATGTGCTGTCCATATACGAGAAGAGCCTTGAAAACCAGCCGTCCTATGTATGGAGCGGTTACCTCTTTCTTACACTCACTGATCATTCAGAATGAACCCCGGTTTGCTATGTTTGGACCAGGTTTGGAAGAACTGAACACATCCTTGGTGTTGAGTTTGATGTCTTCTGAGGACCTTTGCCCAACTGCTGGTTTACCTCACAGACAGATTGATG GTATTGGATCTGGAGTCAACTTCCAGTTGAGCAACCAGCAAAAATTCAACATCCTGATATTATACTCAACGACCAG aaaggaaagagatagagCAAGGGAGGAGCACACCAGCACGGTTAACAAGATGTTCAGCCTACAGAGTGAGGGGGATGAGCAGCGGGGCAGCCGCTACAGTGTGATCCCACAGATTCAGAAAGTGTGCGAAGTTGTAGACGGGTTCATCTACGTGGCAAACGCTGAAGCTCACCGAC GTCATGAATGGCAAGATGAATTCTCTCGTATTATGGCCATGACAGATCCAACTTTTGGATCTTCAGGAAGACCCATGCTGGTTTTATCTTGTATTTCTCAAGCAGATGTAAAGAGAATGCCTTGTTTTTACTTAGCTCATGAGTTGCGCCTCGGTCTTCTAAACCACCCATGGATG GTCCAGGATACAGAGGCTGAAACTCTGACTGGTTTTTTGAATGGCATTGAGTGGATTCTTGAAGAAGTAGAATCTAAGCATGCGAAATGA